From Pseudomonas sp. AN-1:
CCCGGCTTCTGGCGGGGGCGCCCGGTGCGTCCCCGTCCTTTTTCCGCTCACCGCCCGTAGGGTGCGCCGTGCGCACCTCCCCTCTTCATGGTGCGCACGGCGCACCCTACAGGAATGCTGCCATGAGCCCACTTCTGCTTCTGCCGCTCGCCCTGCTGTCCCTCGCCAGCCATGCCCACGCCGACGACGAGGGCGCCACCGTGATCAACGGCTGCCGCCTGGAGGCGGAAAGCCGCTGCCCCGGCGCCGACCTGCGCGGCGCCGACCTGCGTCATCTGGACCTGCGCCGGATCGACCTGTCCGGCGCCGACCTGAGCGGCGCCGACCTGCGCCATGCCCGGCTCGACCTGGCCAACCTGGAGAAGGCCCGGCTGCACAAGGCCGACCTGACCCGCGCCAGCCTGCAGCAGGCCAACCTGCGCCTGGCCGACTTCTCCGGCGCACGGCTGGTGGCGATCAACGGCTGGGCAGCGCACGGCCAGGCCGCACGCTTCACCGGCGCCGACCTGACCGGCGCCAACCTGGAATTCGCCCGCCTGTCCGCGGCGCGCCTGCACGACGCCAACCTGACGGCCGCCAACCTGGAGATGGCCTGGCTGAGCAAGGCCGACTTCAAGGGCGCCACGCTGCGCGACGCCAACCTGCAGGAAGCCAAGATCAACGACGCCAACCTGGAGGCCGTCGACCTCGCCGGCGCCCGGCGCCACTACGCCACCTTCCAGGGCACCAACATGGAAGGCTGCAGGGAGTGCCCGCTGGATTGGGAACGCTGAGAGAGGTGTAGGGTCGGCAACTCTGATCGTGCCCACGCTCCTGCGTGGGCACGCCATCCGCAGACGCTCCGCGTCTGGTGCAGAGATGCCCGGAGTCCGGCTCCCACGCGGGAGCGTGGGAGCCATCGGTAGCGTGAAAGTCAGGCCCCCGCCTGCCCCACCCGCAGCAGGCCGGTGTCGATGGCCAGGTGCACCAGTTCGCCCTGGCTGGCGACCTGCAGCTTGTTCTTCAGCAGGGTCTGGTAGTTGGACACGGTCTTGGCGCTGATGCACAGCTTCTCGGCGATCTGCCGCAGGCCGACGCCGCGGGCGAGCATCACGAAGATCTCCAGCTCGCGCTGGGTCATGCCGCGCAGGCGCGGGTCCTGGTCCTCCTGGCCGGAGCAGGCCAGCGCGGTGGCCAGGCCGTGCTCGAGGTAGGTGTGCCCGGCCAGCACCTTGCGCACCGCCTCCAGCAGCACCTGCGGCGGCGCGCTCTTGGTCAGGTAGCCGCTGGCGCCGGCCTCCAGCGCCTTGCGCACCACCGGCAGCTCGTCGTGCATGCTGAAGAACAGCACGCGCAGCCCGGCGTGGCGCGCCAGCAGGCGCCGCGCGGTCTCCAGGCCGCTGATGCCGGGCAGGCCGACATCAAGGATCAAGAGGTCCGGGCAGCCCTGGGCCACCCGCTGCAGGGCTTCCTCGCCGCTGGCCGCCTCGCTCACGGAAACGTCCTCGAGCAGGGTCGCCAGCAGGCTGGCGTAGCCCTGGCGCACCACCGCATGGTCGTCGACTATCAGGATGTGCATGTCGTCCACTCCCGCCACGGAATATCCACGCACAGGCGCAGGCCGCGGGGCGCGGCGCCGTGCAGTTGCAGGGCGCCGCCGAGGCAGCGCGCCCTCTCGCGCATCGAGCGCAGACCGACGCCCTCGCGCAGTTCGGCCGGCAGGCCGCGGCCGTCGTCGCATACCTCCAGGCGCAGCAGCGCGCCGCGGCAGGTCAGGCCGACCCGCACCCCGCGCGCGCCGGCATGCCGGGCGACATTGGTCAGCGCCTCCTGCAGCAGGCGATAGACGTGCGCGCGCGCCTCGTCGCGCAGCCGCGGCAGCGCCGCGTCCAGCTCCAGTTCGCAGGCGATGCCCTGCTGCGCCTGCCACTGCTCGACGTGCTGGCGCACCGCCTCGCCGAGACCGAGGCGCTCCAGCACCACCGGATAGAGGTCGCGCACCAGGCTGCGGAAGCTCTGCTGCATCTGCTCGCCGTTGTCCTGCAGGCGCCGGCTGATCGCCGCGACCTGCTGCGGCGACTCGCGGCAGGCGTCGAGCAGGTAGAGCTGGGCGCGCATGCCGGCGAGGATCTGGCCGAGGTCGTCGTGCAGCGCCTGGGCCAGGCGGGTGCGCTCGCGCTCCTGGGTCTCCAGCAGCGCGGCGGTCAGCGCCTGGTTGTCGGCGCCGGCCTGCTGCAGGGCCTGGGCCATGGCGTTGACCTGCCCGGCCAGCCGGCGCGCCTCGGGCTGGGCGTAGGCCGGCAGGCGGGTGTCCAGCGCACCGCCGGCGATCGCCTGCAGGGCGCGCAGGATGTCGGTGAGCAGCGTCAGCCCGCGGCGCACCAGCCAGGCGCTGGCGCCCAGGCACAGCAGCCAGGCGACCAGAAACAGCGCCAGCAGCTGCAGCAGCGACTCCCACACCTCGTCCAGCTCGTCGACGGGACTGACGCGGATGCTCAGGCTGCGGCCGTCGGCCAGCGCCACCCGGTACACCGGCAGGTCGGCGAAGCGCCCGGCAGCCCACAAGGCAAGGGGGTTGTCCGCCGTGTCGCTGCTGGCGCCGTCGCCCCAGTCCAGTTCGAGGTGGCGCAGGTTGGCGGTCAGGCTGGCGTCGAGCAGCGCCGGATCGTCCGCCGCGCGCAGGGCGAGAAAGCGCGCCACGCTGTCGGCGGCCTGCAGCTCGCGGCGGATGTCCAGCTCGGCCTGGCGCAGCAGCAGCGCCAGGCATACCAGCAGCACGGCGAGGAACAGGCCGCTGACCAGCAGGCTGGCGCGGCCGAGGGCGGAAAGCGGCGCGGTCATGATCGGACTCTCTGAGCTCGAAGAGCCTGTTCACGATCTTGCGAGCTAAGGCCAGGCAAGGCGAAATCGGGTGAGGACGCGGAGTTTACGAGTTGTAAATGAGCAGTCCGAACCCGATTTCAACGCAGCATGGCCGACGCGCAGCTGATCGTGGACTGGCTCTCAGCGCACCACGAACACGCCGAGCATGCCCTTGCCTTCCAGACCCTTGGCGTAGAAGCGGTACTTGCCCGGCTTGATCGGCACGAAGAAGATCTCCGCCTCGCCGGCGTCCTCGAACTCCAGCTCGTTGAGGGTGGTCGCCTTGACCTCGACGCCGCCGGCCTCGACCTTGCGCAGGTAGATGGCGCCGGCGAACTCCGGCGCCTGGAAGGCGTACTCCTTGCGCCCGCTGGCGATGATCTTCAGCTGGTAGGCCTTGCCGGTTTCCAGGCGGTACTCGGTCTGCGACAGGCTGTAGTCGCTGGCTTCCGAGCCCATCACCAGGTCGGGCAAGGCTTCGGTGCGGCGGGTCAGGTCGCCGGCGGCGTGGGCGCCATCGAAGCCGAGCATGGAGAGGATCAGCACGGCAGGCAGGGCCAGGGTTCTGAGCGGGGACATGGGCAAGGCTCCTGTACTTGTTGTTGTCGGAGTCCATGCTAAGAGCAGCATCCCGCCGCCGAATCAGTACCTTGGTACCGGTCCGGCGGTACTTTCTGCATATTTGCCTGCCCCCACTCCCTTCCTAAGCTGGCAGCAACCCCATCGGAGGCTGCCATGCGTACCCTGCTGCCCTGCCTGATCACCACCCTCGGCCTGCTCGCGGCCGGCCCGGCCAGCGCCGCGCTGGAAGTGCGCATCGGCTACCTCGGCTACACCCCGGAGCGCGGCCCGGTGCTGTCCAACGTCATCCCCGAGCCGACCGACGCCGGCCTGCGCGGCGCCGAGCTGGCCATCGAGGACAGCAACAGCACCGGGCGCTTCCTCAAGCACAGCTACCGGCTGGAAAGCGCCGAGGCCGCCAGCGGCGCAGCGCTGCTGGAGCAGGCGCGCGCCCTGCACGAGTCCGGCCTGCGCCTGTTCGTGGTCAACGCCCCGGCCGACAGCCTGCGCCAGCTCGCCGCGGCCATGCCGGACAGCCTGCTGCTCAACGCCGGCAGCGCCGACGACAGCCTGCGCCTCGAGCAGTGCGCGCCCAACGTGCTGCACACCCTGCCCAGCCGCGCCATGCTCGCCGACGCCCTCGGCCAGTTCCTCGCCGCGCGCAAGTGGCAGCGCGCCCTGCTGATCCCCGGCCCGACCGCCGACGATGCGGCCTACGCCGACGCCCTGCGCCGCGCCGCCAGGCGCTTCGGCGTGAAGATCGTCGCCGAGAAGCCGTGGACCTTCGACAACGACCAGCGCCGCAGCGCCCAGGCCGAGATGCCGCTGTTCACCCAGACCGCCGAGTACGACGTGGTGCTGGTCGCCGACGAACGCGGCGACTTCGGCGAGTACGTGCCCTACCACACCTGGTACCCGCGCCCGGTGGCCGGCACCCAGGGCCTGACCCCGACCGGCTGGCACAAGACCGTGGAAACCTA
This genomic window contains:
- a CDS encoding pentapeptide repeat-containing protein translates to MSPLLLLPLALLSLASHAHADDEGATVINGCRLEAESRCPGADLRGADLRHLDLRRIDLSGADLSGADLRHARLDLANLEKARLHKADLTRASLQQANLRLADFSGARLVAINGWAAHGQAARFTGADLTGANLEFARLSAARLHDANLTAANLEMAWLSKADFKGATLRDANLQEAKINDANLEAVDLAGARRHYATFQGTNMEGCRECPLDWER
- a CDS encoding response regulator transcription factor; the encoded protein is MHILIVDDHAVVRQGYASLLATLLEDVSVSEAASGEEALQRVAQGCPDLLILDVGLPGISGLETARRLLARHAGLRVLFFSMHDELPVVRKALEAGASGYLTKSAPPQVLLEAVRKVLAGHTYLEHGLATALACSGQEDQDPRLRGMTQRELEIFVMLARGVGLRQIAEKLCISAKTVSNYQTLLKNKLQVASQGELVHLAIDTGLLRVGQAGA
- a CDS encoding sensor histidine kinase is translated as MTAPLSALGRASLLVSGLFLAVLLVCLALLLRQAELDIRRELQAADSVARFLALRAADDPALLDASLTANLRHLELDWGDGASSDTADNPLALWAAGRFADLPVYRVALADGRSLSIRVSPVDELDEVWESLLQLLALFLVAWLLCLGASAWLVRRGLTLLTDILRALQAIAGGALDTRLPAYAQPEARRLAGQVNAMAQALQQAGADNQALTAALLETQERERTRLAQALHDDLGQILAGMRAQLYLLDACRESPQQVAAISRRLQDNGEQMQQSFRSLVRDLYPVVLERLGLGEAVRQHVEQWQAQQGIACELELDAALPRLRDEARAHVYRLLQEALTNVARHAGARGVRVGLTCRGALLRLEVCDDGRGLPAELREGVGLRSMRERARCLGGALQLHGAAPRGLRLCVDIPWREWTTCTS
- a CDS encoding copper-binding protein — translated: MSPLRTLALPAVLILSMLGFDGAHAAGDLTRRTEALPDLVMGSEASDYSLSQTEYRLETGKAYQLKIIASGRKEYAFQAPEFAGAIYLRKVEAGGVEVKATTLNELEFEDAGEAEIFFVPIKPGKYRFYAKGLEGKGMLGVFVVR
- a CDS encoding ABC transporter substrate-binding protein; its protein translation is MRTLLPCLITTLGLLAAGPASAALEVRIGYLGYTPERGPVLSNVIPEPTDAGLRGAELAIEDSNSTGRFLKHSYRLESAEAASGAALLEQARALHESGLRLFVVNAPADSLRQLAAAMPDSLLLNAGSADDSLRLEQCAPNVLHTLPSRAMLADALGQFLAARKWQRALLIPGPTADDAAYADALRRAARRFGVKIVAEKPWTFDNDQRRSAQAEMPLFTQTAEYDVVLVADERGDFGEYVPYHTWYPRPVAGTQGLTPTGWHKTVETYGAAQLQKRFEEHAKRWMNDRDFAAWIAVRSIATAANKLKSSDPAAIRQLALSAELPLDGFKGRKLSFRDWNGQLRQPIPVVQPRALVTTSPQDGFLHPVTDLDSLGYDRPESRCRLAES